The following are encoded in a window of Fusarium oxysporum f. sp. lycopersici 4287 chromosome 5, whole genome shotgun sequence genomic DNA:
- a CDS encoding cysteine synthase: protein MFRPSVRRLAAAAAKAAAAPSSHTLNVSRAQGVSRGLTGAIGNTPLIRLNHLSEETGCEILGKAEFMNPGGSVKDRAALYVVKDAEERGLLKPGGTVVEGTAGNTGIGLAHVCRSRGYKLVIYMPNTQSQGKIDLLRLLGAEVYPVPAVAFDNPENYNHQARRHAERLDNAVWTNQFDNTANRRAHIETTGPEIWAQTDGKIDAFTCATGTAGTLAGITRYLKDVSDGRVKSFLADPPGSVLHSYVSSGGKLTERTGSSITEGIGQGRITDNLQPDIGLVDGSLHISDEKSIEMVYRCLDEEGLYLGASSSLNVVAAKEVAEKLGKGHTVVTVLCDGAYRYADRLFSRKWLTDKKLLGAIPKHLEKYIVLP from the exons ATGTTCCGTCCCAGCGTCAGGCGGCTTGCAGCTGCCGCGGCCAAAGCTGCGGCAGCTCCCAGCTCTCATACCCTCAATGTGTCTCGAGCTCAAGGTGTCTCGAGAGGTTTGACAGGAG CTATTGGAAATACCCCTCTCATCCGTCTGAACCACCTCTCCGAGGAGACTGGCTGTGAGATCCTCGGCAAGGCAGAGTTCATGAATCCTGGTGGTTCCGTCAAGGACCGCGCAGCGCTGTACGTTGTTAAGGACGCCGAGGAGCGCGGTCTCCTCAAACCTGGAGGCACTGTTGTCGAAGGGACCGCAGGAAACACCGGTATCGGCCTCGCTCACGTCTGTCGTTCGCGCGGCTATAAGCTCGTTATATACATGCCAAACACCCAGTCTCAGGGCAAGATCGATCTTTTGCGGCTCCTCGGCGCTGAGGTCTACCCGGTCCCTGCTGTCGCGTTCGATAATCCCGAGAACTACAACCATCAGGCCCGTCGACACGCTGAGCGACTCGACAACGCCGTTTGGACGAACCAATTCGACAACACAGCCAATCGCCGTGCGCATATCGAGACGACGGGCCCTGAGATCTGGGCGCAGACAGATGGAAAGATTGACGCTTTCACATGCGCCACTGGAACTGCTGGTACCCTAGCCGGCATTACAAGGTATCTGAAGGACGTCTCTGATGGCCGGGTCAAGAGTTTCCTTGCCGACCCTCCAGGCAGTGTGCTTCATTCTTATGTATCCTCTGGCGGCAAGCTTACCGAGCGCACGGGTTCCAGTATCACCGAGGGTATTGGACAAGGTCGCATCACCGACAATCTCCAGCCTGATATTGGCCTGGTAGACGGTTCGCTGCACATCTCAGACGAGAAGAGCATTGAAATGGTCTACCGATGCTTAGATGAGGAGGGGTTGTACCTCGGTGCCAGCTCCTCTCTCAACGTTGTAGCTGCCAAGGAggttgctgagaagctggGCAAAGGTCATACTGTCGTCACTGTCCTCTGCGACGGTGCTTACAGATACGCTGATCGACTGTTCTCGCGCAAGTGGTTGACAGACAAGAAGCTTCTGGGAGCTATTCCCAAGCACCTGGAGAAGTACATCGTTTTGCCTTAG